One stretch of Siphonobacter curvatus DNA includes these proteins:
- a CDS encoding Lrp/AsnC family transcriptional regulator, producing the protein MNTLQKLDHIDRKVLEILQSNAKITNAQLSKEIGLSPAPTLERVKKLETSGIIQSYHAQLDREKVGLGVTTFVQITLVGHKKQVTDSFVEKINEIPEVVECHHITGSGDFLLKVISKDIASYQRLMLEKINEIEEVASTQTMVILSTFKESKVLPIP; encoded by the coding sequence ATGAACACACTTCAGAAACTCGATCACATCGACCGCAAAGTTCTTGAAATACTTCAGTCGAATGCCAAGATTACGAACGCTCAACTTTCTAAAGAAATTGGCTTGTCACCCGCACCAACCTTGGAACGGGTTAAAAAATTAGAAACTTCCGGTATCATTCAGAGCTACCACGCTCAACTGGATCGGGAGAAAGTAGGCTTAGGCGTAACGACCTTCGTACAGATCACGCTGGTAGGTCACAAAAAACAGGTAACGGATTCTTTTGTAGAGAAAATCAATGAAATTCCTGAAGTGGTAGAATGTCACCACATTACAGGTTCCGGTGATTTTCTGCTGAAAGTAATTTCAAAAGACATTGCTTCCTACCAACGTCTGATGCTGGAAAAAATCAATGAAATTGAAGAGGTAGCCAGCACCCAAACGATGGTCATCCTGTCTACGTTCAAGGAAAGCAAAGTGCTGCCCATCCCTTGA
- the holB gene encoding DNA polymerase III subunit delta', with protein sequence MLFREVPGLEALKETLIQSVTSQHVAHAQLFHGPSGSGNLALALAYATYLNCEDRQATDACGRCASCVKMQKLAHPDVHHIFPVAITKKIKDNESDAYMPLWREFVAAQPFGTLSDWLTFIGVEGNRQGNISAEEARNVIRKISLKAYEGEYKILMLWQPELLNVYSANALLKILEEPPAKTIFLLVCTDANRLLTTIISRTQRVGVPAFTEEEVSRYLQDKAGTEEKRARHLAYLAEGNLGYALQLAQGEGNDDQPWFAQWMRHCYRGVPAFGDLIKLADEFDTQPKEQQKSLMEYSLNLFRDLMLWQNGAQELVRLDGEELTFVQNFSKVIPPERIPLITEELNAAFFHLERNVRAKMIFMDLSLTLARLMRK encoded by the coding sequence TTGTTATTTCGAGAAGTTCCCGGTTTAGAAGCTTTAAAAGAAACGCTGATTCAGTCGGTTACGAGTCAGCATGTGGCTCATGCCCAGTTGTTTCACGGCCCGAGTGGCAGTGGAAACCTGGCACTGGCTCTGGCCTATGCCACGTACCTGAATTGTGAAGATCGGCAGGCTACGGATGCCTGTGGCCGTTGTGCTTCCTGCGTAAAAATGCAGAAACTGGCTCACCCCGACGTGCATCACATCTTTCCGGTTGCCATTACCAAAAAGATCAAGGATAACGAATCCGATGCGTACATGCCCCTGTGGCGGGAATTTGTGGCGGCTCAGCCCTTCGGTACGCTCTCCGACTGGCTTACGTTCATTGGCGTGGAAGGCAATCGACAGGGAAACATTTCGGCGGAGGAAGCCCGTAACGTCATTCGGAAAATTTCGCTGAAAGCCTACGAAGGCGAATACAAGATTCTGATGCTCTGGCAGCCTGAATTGCTGAATGTATACTCGGCCAATGCCCTGCTGAAAATTCTGGAAGAACCACCCGCTAAAACGATTTTCCTGCTGGTCTGTACGGATGCCAACCGATTACTGACGACCATTATTTCACGGACGCAACGCGTCGGGGTTCCCGCTTTTACGGAAGAAGAAGTAAGCCGGTATTTACAGGACAAAGCGGGAACGGAAGAAAAACGAGCCCGCCATCTGGCCTATCTGGCCGAAGGCAATCTGGGATACGCCTTGCAACTCGCTCAGGGCGAGGGCAATGACGATCAGCCCTGGTTTGCTCAGTGGATGCGGCATTGTTACCGAGGCGTACCGGCTTTTGGCGATCTGATCAAGCTGGCTGACGAGTTTGATACGCAACCGAAAGAGCAGCAGAAAAGCCTGATGGAGTACAGCCTGAACCTGTTTCGGGATTTGATGCTCTGGCAGAACGGGGCTCAGGAGCTGGTCCGGCTCGACGGGGAAGAACTGACCTTTGTTCAGAATTTCTCGAAAGTCATTCCTCCGGAACGTATCCCCCTGATTACGGAGGAATTAAATGCGGCATTTTTTCACCTGGAACGGAACGTTCGGGCTAAAATGATTTTTATGGATTTGTCCCTGACGCTCGCCCGGTTGATGCGGAAGTAA
- the hemC gene encoding hydroxymethylbilane synthase yields the protein MKVSIGSRGSKLALWQAEYVAEQLRQGGMDPEIVIIDTKGDKILDRSLSKIGSKGVFTEELEEQLRTGAIDIAQHSAKDLQSSLPDDLEILAFTPREAVNDVLVSFNTELSLESGEPFVVGTSSTRRVATLKRYYPHIKVVDMRGNLQTRLEKLKNGACDALLLAYAGVHRMGYEEYIAEHLPTDVFTPAVGQGSVAIECAVGLDATKKARIRELLNDPVTESCIRAERIFLATLQGGCSIPVFGLASHFNGRVSLTAGLVSLDGTQELRRTEIADTAQANLMAQRLADQLVAQGGGNILREIRAGLAQ from the coding sequence ATGAAAGTTAGCATAGGATCACGCGGATCAAAACTGGCCTTATGGCAAGCCGAATACGTAGCTGAACAGTTACGACAGGGTGGCATGGACCCTGAAATTGTAATTATTGATACCAAAGGCGATAAAATACTGGATCGGTCCCTTTCCAAAATTGGATCAAAAGGGGTCTTCACCGAAGAACTGGAAGAACAACTCCGAACCGGTGCCATTGATATTGCCCAGCACTCCGCGAAAGACTTGCAATCGTCCCTGCCGGATGATCTGGAAATTCTGGCTTTTACCCCCCGCGAAGCCGTCAACGATGTACTGGTCAGCTTCAATACCGAACTTTCGCTGGAGTCAGGAGAGCCTTTTGTGGTGGGAACCTCTAGTACGCGTCGGGTAGCTACATTGAAGCGGTATTATCCGCACATCAAAGTGGTAGATATGCGGGGGAATCTGCAAACCCGTCTCGAAAAACTGAAAAATGGTGCCTGCGATGCCTTGCTGCTGGCTTACGCCGGCGTCCACCGCATGGGCTACGAGGAGTACATTGCCGAACATTTGCCGACGGACGTCTTCACGCCGGCAGTGGGTCAGGGTAGCGTAGCCATCGAATGTGCCGTGGGTCTGGACGCCACTAAAAAAGCCCGGATTCGGGAATTGCTGAACGACCCGGTAACGGAAAGCTGCATTCGGGCCGAACGGATCTTCCTGGCAACCTTACAGGGTGGTTGTAGCATTCCGGTTTTTGGTCTGGCTTCTCATTTCAATGGCCGGGTTAGTCTGACGGCGGGTCTGGTTTCCCTCGATGGTACGCAGGAATTACGCCGTACGGAAATTGCCGATACAGCTCAGGCAAACCTGATGGCTCAACGCCTGGCCGATCAGCTGGTGGCTCAGGGCGGTGGCAATATTCTGCGAGAAATCCGGGCGGGCCTGGCTCAATAA
- a CDS encoding peptidylprolyl isomerase yields MTLSNAVLKSKWIGVLLLCSFCSFAQKRENLITIDTKYGPIRLILHDQTPKHKANFLKLTKEHFYDGVLFHRVIPAFMIQGGDPKSKQATADEMLGDGDVGYTIPAEFVPELFHQRGAVAAARDNNPQKASSGCQFYIVQGKTYDDTSLETQARRAGRVLTDAQKQVYKTKGGTPWLDGNYTVFGQVIEGMAAVDSIAAQPRNEANRPDTNVAMLKVTSKKMRKKKITRLYGYTFPK; encoded by the coding sequence ATGACCTTATCGAACGCTGTTTTGAAGAGCAAATGGATCGGCGTGTTACTGCTTTGTTCCTTTTGTTCCTTCGCTCAAAAACGCGAGAACCTGATTACGATTGACACGAAGTACGGCCCCATCCGGCTGATTCTTCACGATCAGACGCCCAAGCACAAGGCTAATTTTCTCAAGCTTACAAAAGAGCACTTCTACGACGGTGTACTCTTTCATCGGGTCATTCCAGCCTTTATGATTCAGGGCGGCGACCCAAAATCGAAACAGGCAACGGCGGATGAAATGCTAGGCGACGGCGATGTCGGCTATACCATTCCAGCGGAGTTTGTACCCGAGCTTTTTCATCAACGCGGAGCCGTTGCCGCCGCCCGCGACAATAACCCGCAGAAAGCGTCGTCGGGTTGTCAGTTTTACATTGTTCAGGGAAAAACCTACGACGATACTTCGCTCGAAACCCAGGCCCGCCGGGCCGGACGAGTTCTGACCGACGCTCAGAAACAGGTGTACAAAACTAAAGGTGGTACTCCCTGGCTGGATGGAAATTACACCGTTTTCGGGCAGGTCATCGAGGGTATGGCGGCCGTAGATAGTATTGCTGCTCAACCCCGAAACGAAGCTAATCGCCCCGATACGAATGTGGCGATGCTAAAGGTGACTAGTAAAAAAATGCGTAAGAAAAAAATAACTCGACTATACGGTTACACTTTTCCCAAGTAA